One genomic region from Candidatus Cybelea sp. encodes:
- a CDS encoding alkaline phosphatase family protein translates to MADGGHKKTGSTPIQHIVVMVQENRTFNTLFATFPGATGTTTGLQRIGKGKKAKTVTVNLAEVNLESKRNLNHLYVSYRIAYRGGNMDAFNQIIYTSNGKPEGNKPYVYVNPAQVQPYWTIATQYGLADMMFQTQGSGSFTAHQDLIRGGTAIDPTESLIDDPTSSAAWGCNARPGTKTNLITTKLVYEHVKGPFPCTSDFPSSGANYETLADLFAKAGITWKYYAPPEKLGTPGALWNGFAVISSLFNNPSEWNQHVISPPQQVITDAQNGKLPQVAWVIPDAINSDHPAYGSDKGPSWVAQVVNGIGQSPAWSSTAIIVVWDDWGGFYDEVKPPKLDKQGGPGFRVGMIVASPYVPANEISHTAYGFGSIIRYIEDNWNLGSLGTTDATSTSIADMFNYGQKPRKFKLIPAKYSREFFLHQKPSGLPLDDQ, encoded by the coding sequence GTGGCCGATGGCGGACACAAGAAGACCGGGTCGACCCCGATCCAGCACATCGTCGTGATGGTACAAGAGAATCGTACGTTCAATACGCTCTTCGCGACGTTCCCCGGCGCGACCGGCACGACCACCGGGCTGCAGCGCATCGGCAAAGGCAAGAAGGCCAAGACCGTTACCGTCAATCTCGCCGAAGTGAACTTAGAGAGCAAGCGGAACCTCAACCATTTGTACGTCTCGTATCGCATCGCCTATCGAGGCGGTAATATGGACGCCTTCAATCAGATCATTTACACGAGCAACGGCAAACCGGAAGGCAACAAGCCCTACGTTTACGTCAACCCAGCACAGGTGCAACCGTACTGGACCATCGCGACGCAGTACGGTCTTGCCGACATGATGTTCCAAACGCAAGGCAGCGGCAGCTTTACCGCACACCAGGATCTGATCCGCGGCGGCACGGCGATCGATCCAACGGAGAGCCTGATCGACGATCCGACGTCGTCGGCGGCGTGGGGCTGCAACGCCCGGCCGGGGACCAAGACCAACCTGATTACGACAAAGCTCGTCTACGAACACGTCAAGGGCCCGTTTCCGTGTACGAGCGACTTCCCGTCCTCGGGCGCCAACTACGAGACGCTAGCGGATCTCTTCGCGAAGGCCGGTATTACGTGGAAGTACTACGCGCCCCCCGAAAAGCTGGGCACCCCGGGCGCCCTCTGGAACGGCTTTGCAGTGATCAGTTCGCTGTTCAACAATCCGAGCGAGTGGAACCAGCACGTCATCAGTCCGCCGCAGCAAGTCATCACCGATGCGCAGAACGGCAAGCTGCCGCAGGTCGCGTGGGTGATCCCCGATGCGATCAACTCCGATCACCCCGCCTACGGCTCCGACAAGGGCCCGTCGTGGGTGGCGCAGGTCGTCAACGGGATCGGCCAGAGCCCGGCCTGGAGCTCGACGGCCATCATTGTCGTGTGGGACGACTGGGGCGGCTTCTACGACGAAGTCAAGCCGCCCAAACTCGATAAACAAGGGGGCCCGGGCTTCCGCGTCGGCATGATCGTTGCCTCGCCGTACGTTCCGGCAAACGAAATTTCGCACACCGCGTACGGCTTCGGCAGCATCATCCGGTACATCGAAGACAACTGGAATCTCGGTTCGCTCGGCACGACCGATGCGACCTCGACAAGCATCGCCGATATGTTCAACTACGGCCAGAAGCCGCGGAAGTTCAAACTCATTCCCGCGAAGTACTCGCGCGAGTTCTTCCTGCACCAGAAGCCTTCCGGCTTACCGCTCGACGACCAATAA
- a CDS encoding alkaline phosphatase family protein: MSLRFAAVASFAAVLAGCGGTATGALAPFSRMPPHAQQSSPIAHVVVIVQENRSFDNLFATFPGADGTTMGLEKVREGGKYVVKSIALHQSALVMNTDIGHCRYSFVTAKDGGKMDAFNLEPKGVCPRGSSGGGPTIGTIAYQYVNPKQIAPYWDLAKQYVLGDHLFQTQGSGSFTAHQDLIRGNTQIAVGKSLVDTPTGMPWGCDSSKTARTDLLTSELKFEEDKGPRPCTTNFPSMGSAYATLRDLLDAKGVSWKYYSPCFVASPGCGNGCTQCAGALLNAFDVIAPVRNGSEWGTNVSMPQTKIFDDISNGTLPAVAWVIPTNNDSDHPGTLVDRGPQWVASIVNAIGKSAYWKSSAIVVVWDDWGGLYDHVKPPLLDEKGGLGFRVPLLVVSPYVPKGAISHTRYEFGSILKYIEQNWALGSLKTTDQRSTSILNVFNYKQSPRAFTPIPSQLSPEFFRREPPSDGGDPE; this comes from the coding sequence TTGAGCCTCCGGTTTGCCGCCGTTGCAAGCTTCGCCGCCGTCCTCGCGGGCTGCGGCGGTACGGCAACCGGAGCGCTCGCCCCGTTTTCGCGGATGCCTCCCCACGCGCAGCAGAGCTCCCCGATCGCGCACGTCGTCGTCATCGTGCAGGAGAACCGCAGCTTCGACAATTTGTTTGCCACGTTCCCCGGCGCCGACGGCACGACGATGGGCCTAGAAAAAGTGCGCGAGGGCGGCAAGTACGTGGTGAAATCGATCGCGCTGCATCAGAGCGCGCTCGTGATGAATACCGATATCGGCCACTGCCGCTACTCGTTCGTGACGGCGAAGGACGGCGGGAAGATGGACGCGTTCAACCTCGAGCCAAAGGGCGTCTGCCCGCGCGGCTCGAGCGGCGGCGGGCCGACGATCGGCACGATTGCTTATCAGTACGTCAATCCCAAACAGATCGCGCCCTACTGGGATCTCGCCAAACAGTACGTGCTCGGCGACCACCTCTTCCAGACGCAAGGCAGCGGGAGTTTTACCGCGCATCAGGACCTGATCCGCGGCAACACGCAGATCGCCGTGGGCAAGAGCCTGGTCGACACGCCGACCGGAATGCCCTGGGGCTGCGACTCGTCGAAGACGGCGCGCACCGATCTGCTCACGAGCGAGCTGAAGTTCGAGGAGGATAAGGGGCCGCGCCCCTGCACGACCAACTTTCCCTCAATGGGCAGCGCCTATGCGACGCTGCGCGATCTGCTCGACGCCAAAGGCGTCTCGTGGAAGTACTACTCGCCGTGCTTCGTGGCGAGCCCGGGCTGCGGCAACGGCTGCACGCAGTGCGCGGGTGCGCTGCTCAACGCGTTCGACGTGATCGCACCCGTCCGCAACGGCAGCGAGTGGGGAACCAACGTCTCGATGCCGCAAACCAAGATCTTCGACGATATTTCGAATGGCACGCTGCCCGCCGTTGCTTGGGTGATTCCGACCAACAACGATTCGGACCATCCAGGCACGCTGGTCGATCGCGGTCCGCAGTGGGTTGCGAGCATCGTCAACGCGATCGGTAAGAGTGCGTATTGGAAGAGCTCGGCGATCGTTGTCGTCTGGGATGACTGGGGCGGCCTGTACGATCACGTAAAACCGCCGCTGCTCGATGAGAAAGGCGGCCTGGGCTTTCGCGTCCCCCTGCTCGTCGTCTCGCCCTACGTGCCCAAAGGCGCGATCTCGCACACGCGGTATGAGTTCGGCAGCATCCTGAAGTACATCGAACAGAACTGGGCGCTGGGCTCGCTCAAGACGACCGACCAGCGTTCGACGAGCATCCTCAACGTCTTCAACTACAAACAGTCGCCGCGCGCGTTTACGCCGATCCCGTCGCAGCTCTCGCCCGAGTTCTTCCGCCGCGAACCGCCGTCGGACGGCGGCGACCCCGAGTAG